The following proteins are co-located in the Silene latifolia isolate original U9 population chromosome 1, ASM4854445v1, whole genome shotgun sequence genome:
- the LOC141588328 gene encoding ATP-dependent DNA helicase pfh1-like, with protein MRPSCYALFSTVRKFCTINYNARKPKNVNISNKVTWNEKQLEIIEAVKRGKSVFITGSAGTGKTMLIEHLIELLVKNHGINTVYVMAPTHIAACAVRGQTLYSFAGVGLAEADAQTLVSTVKGNDRACNRWKQAKALVIDEINMVDKNLFDKFEYIGRKVRCESGNDNKPWGGIQLVVCGDFFQLPPDNAKFAFEADYWELSFQLFVQLETVFRQSNSEHVKLLEGIRVGVIDGKSLEFLQQRCCKEEPPR; from the coding sequence ATGAGACCTTCCTGTTATGCTTTGTTTTCAACAGTGAGAAAGTTTTGTACCATAAATTACAATGCTAGAAAACCCAAGAATGTTAATATCAGTAATAAGGTTACATGGAATGAGAAGCAATTAGAAATTATTGAAGCCGTTAAACGCGGCAAGTCGGTTTTTATTACTGGGTCTGCTGGCACTGGCAAAACCATGTTAATTGAACATTTAATCGAATTGCTAGTAAAAAATCATGGTATAAATACGGTTTATGTGATGGCGCCAACGCATATTGCTGCCTGTGCTGTTAGAGGCCAAACCCTGTACTCATTTGCTGGGGTTGGGCTTGCTGAGGCTGATGCCCAGACTTTGGTGTCTACAGTTAAAGGAAATGATAGGGCCTGCAATAGGTGGAAGCAGGCGAAAGCGTTGGTAATTGATGAGATTAATATGGTTGATAAGAACTTATTCGATAAGTTTGAGTACATTGGGAGGAAGGTAAGGTGTGAAAGTGGAAACGACAATAAGCCATGGGGCGGTATACAGCTTGTAGTCTGTGGAGATTTCTTTCAATTGCCACCCGATAATGCAAAATTTGCCTTTGAAGCCGATTATTGGGAGTTAAGTTTTCAGTTGTTTGTACAGCTGGAAACAGTTTTTAGACAGTCAAATTCGGAGCATGTTAAACTTTTAGAAGGGATCAGAGTCGGGGTGATTGACGGGAAAAGTTTGGAGTTTCTGCAGCAACGTTGCTGTAAGGAGGAACCCCCCCGATGA